A window of Sphingobacterium kitahiroshimense genomic DNA:
CGAATTGTTTTTGTTCTCTCATTAAAACGAGAAGCAAGAGAAGCAGCACCTGTAACTAATACATCTTTATATTTCGCAGAATCGCCGGTCAGACGTAAACCATTGCCGAAACTACAAAACAGCATAAAACCTAGATCATGTGTACCTTTATTATACTTTTCTTTCTCCAAATTAGGTAATTTCTCTTTTACATTTTTTAATAATTCCTGATCTTGAGTCCCTTCATATAAATACCAAAGTGTACCAGGATAAAATCCAGAACACCACCAACTGGATGATGAAAAGATCTCTTTATTATTTTCAAAAGTTTTAGGAAATTTTCCATTGGGTGTTGCATTTGCCAAGACTTTAATTTGGAGAGCTGCGTCATTCAAATTCTGCTGAATAAACTCTTTCGATAATTTCAGATCCCGGGATTGACCTTGAACAGTACATATTCCTAAAACAGAACATAATACCATGATAATCTGTCTTTTCAATTTCATCATAATTTACAATAATCTTAATTCGCTATTATTTTATATATCACTTGATTCCTTAATTCCATACTTTTAATTAAAACATTCATTTTATAAAGCATTCCACCCCACACTTTAATCAATCGTGGATCCTCGATTTCCTTATTTTCTAAAGAAAAAGTAACAGTTTCCCTTTCGAAATTTATAAAGACTTTTTTCCCATTATCCAATTGTAAGAAAAAGCCATCCTTTACTAACTGAGGTTTTATTTTAGATATGAAACTAATCGATTGTGGTTTTTTAAATTCCTCCAATTGATACTGTTCTTCTACCCTGATTTCATTATTTCCTGCATGCATCTTGATAGTTCGCATCCAAGATTGTACTGCGGCTTCTTTAGGATAAGCCTTAGCAACATTGACACGGTATTGAGCAGTTTCATTATTAGTTATATACTCGACATCCTCCGCATGATAAGACCTTCCATCCTTTTGCTGTATTCCATTTATAATAGGAAGATTATGCCATTGCGATTGCATATTCCACAATGTATAGCGATTCCTACTAAAAGTTTCTTTGGTATAAGTTCCCACACCTACATCAATTAAAACTGGCGTCGAATCCAAATAGAGCATATAGCTTCCAACATCATTATGATTATGGCTTACCCCATTATTACTTCCTATCGTAGCCAAGAATAAATTACCCTTTTTATTTAAACTCCGCATAGTTGCCTGTCCCAAACTCTCATAAAAATGAAATTGGGGGGCTATAAAGTCTTTTCGATGATTACTTAATTCATTATAAATAGACGCATGCATTAAAAAATCCTGTACTGTTCCTAATGACATACTTGGTGATTTTAGAGTTGTCAAATAGCTTGCGTATGCTTTTAGATTATCATCATTATATAAAGTACCATAAGCCCATATTTTAGCAGGATAGGGTACTTGTATCGCCTCTGCATCTGCGAAATTGATGTATCTATTTCTGTAAATGTGAGAATTCAAGATATAGTTGCCAATATTAAATAATTTATGTTCCTCCTTAAATGTCACCTCTCCATCCGACACATCCTCTAACCACAACAACATCTGTCCAAGTTCACCACCAGCATGTAGCCAATAAGAGGGCCCCTCTTCACACGCACCATCTTCAGCGTAAGAGTCAATAAATTTATCCGCACTATGAGCCAATTTCTGAATAATCATCTTCAATCTAGAAGCATCTTCTTCCACTAACAATGCTACTTTAAGAACATTGGTGTTGATCCAAATATTCCAGTTATTAACCATATTGTTTGACTGAAGCGCCATCCACCAAAAATCATCTCGGACTAAATAAGGATTTAAAATACGGCTCTGTAAGACATCTTTCAATTTTTTAGTAATCATAGGAGAAATTTGGTTTAATTCATCGCCCAACAATAAATAAACCATCGCCAGATCAGCTGCTACCCGACCTGCTCCTAGATCAATATAATCGTCCAGTGGATCAGGCAAACCAATTCCAGATTTTTGCACTACAATATGTGCAGGACTTACCCAAGTACTTTCTTCCATCATTAACCAGAGGCCATTAATAATCTGCGGAATAAAACGTCCCTTTCCCTCAACCAATTCTCCTATAACCAAATGCGATACGATACTCCTGCGTGTATTAATATCATCCTCGTAGCGAGTTCTGTTTCCATCAGTCTTATATTCAAGATATTTTGTAGCTAACAATGATGGCCAAGTAAATAAATTCGCATCCTCCGCAACTTTCATTATGTGGGACTTTTCCAATATTGATAGCGCTTGAATAGCTTTTTTCCATTCATTTTTCTTTTCCAACCGCCAGTCATCAATACGATTAACGGTATTTGTCAAAACTGCACCTGAAAGATGCCGCTCTAAGGTGTGTTGTCCAAGTGCATTAATTTGCAACATAACAAAAAAGAGAAACATTAAAATTTTATAGCATTTTCTACTTCTTCTCATAAACTAATGCTCGAGAGCCCTTATTAAGTGTAAAAACAATTATTCCATCAAGATCTATTTCATACTTACCCTTTCCTTTAATCACAATCATTGGAGCCGATATCCCCGATTCAACTCTGATTGTACCCGTATGTTGACTTTCGATCTCCACAGTTTGCGTTATACCATTTTTCCTCTTTGCAGAAACCAGAAAAGCTCCATCAGTCAAAAACCTTTTAAAAGAAATATCTTTCCAGGAAGTAGGTACAGCGGGAAAAATTCTTAATTTTCCATTCCAATATTGTAAGCACAGTTCTTGGATGCTTGTCATTGCTGCTAACGGGGTTTCAATTACTGGTCCCGACTCGGCATAAAGCGTATTCTTTTTAATATAAGATTTTAATAAATTATCAAGAGATGCTAAGGCATCATCTCCCCTTCCCATCATGGCATACATCGATGCGGCACCAGTAAATGAATAACCTTGCAAGAACTGATTTTTACTCTGCCAGTACTTAATTGAACGCTCAATCAAAACTCTATTTTCTTTTTGATCCCAATTAATTTCATAAAAAGGATAGATCATCATTAAATGCGAATAATGTCTATGTGACTCACCATAAGGAACATCCTTAGCTATCAAATAACCGTTTACACCTTGTGGAAAATCGATCAAATTTTCGAGTACATCGAGCCATCGATCATATAGAGGATCTTTCCTATTCTTTTCATCATCTAGCTCGATAAGTGATCTAAGCCCCCATCTCAGAATAGCTAGATCATAATTCGTATCATAAGCATAACCATATTTATATTCTGGCGAATAAGTTTTAACAGCGATATGATATTTTCCTGATTCATTTTTTTCTAATAGATGCAAATAATAATTAACCGCCTCTTTAAGTAAGGGAAATAAGCGGTCATATACCTCTTCCTGCATGCCATAGCGATAGTAAGAATAGTAGCTATGCAATAACCAAAGCAAGTTGCCAAGTTCTTTTTCACCATCAGAAGCATCGGAAATTGAGACTCCCTTCTCTAAGAGAACAGGACTCCAGAGATCGCTCGCAGATGAGCGCCCAATAGCAATGCTATTATAACGATAAGCCACAGGAACATTTTCTCTCAAATTGGAGACATTCTGATCAATCATTTGAATTAAAGAATTCGCGATATCAAGATGGTTTGACGTGAAAACAGGAGAATATGTCAATTGCATATTTAAGTTCATCCAGTAAGCTGGCCAAGGAGTAACGCTCGTCCATGGTCCCTGCAAATCTATTGCTGGCTTATTTGTTCTGGTGGCACTTGCTAATTTATACAACTGCATATCATAAAAACGCTGATAAATTTTATCTGGTAATGACAAAGAAGAAGCACTATAATAATTACGCCACCAATTTTGGTGTTTTTCCAAAGCTATAGTAATATCTTTAGAATCAAAATGATCAACATAATCAATTGTTTCTTTTAGATAGCTCTTGTTAACCTGATTATATCCAACCGAGACAACATAAACATCATTGTCCATACCGAGCATTTTCTTATATACAGTTGCATAGCCACCGCCAGCTAATAACTCTTGCTTATAAAAAGAAAATCCCTTACTAGTGCCTGATTTTCCCTCAGGATTGCGAGTATAATAAGTAGGTTTTTGTGTATAATCAAATTTCATACGGGGACTGATAGCAGAATCCGGACACCAGTCAAAAGAGTAGTTCCCATGGTAGTCCTTTTTAATGACTTCAATGAGTATAATATTATCATCAGACAGTGTTGTCGTTTTAATATGCAACATACCATCCGAAGTCTTAATATTCGTTTGAGAATAAGCTTGCTGAATAAAAATATCACCACCTATACTATCAATGTCCACATTAAGGTTTATAGAAAAATGCCCTAGTGACAGACGAGCTTTATCAAAAAGCTTTTCACGATTTTTTTCACGATGATCATAAATATCCGTTCTACCAATATCTATACGTACAGCTTGTGAAGATTTCAAATAGGTCATCGTTCCTAGTAAACCATTCCCCGTGAATACCCCTTCGTAAATACTTTTACCCAATTGAGGAATATGAAATATTGGTTTGTCTTGACCCTGAGCACGACAAATAACACATAAGATTGAAATAAAAAAAATATATAAATTCCGCATAAATAGGGTTCAATTGGGCTCTAAAATGTACTTTTTTTAGTAGACACACAAGAGAAACTTACGAAATCGTTTGAGAAGAAAATCATGAAAAAAGGGTAATAATGGTTTCAGAAACCATTATTACCCTTTTTTTATGAAAATTTAATAAAGATGATAGATCCAATGATAAAACAACTAGATCAATCCACTTAATACTGTCCTGTACTTAAAAGAACCAATGTACAAGCATTTTCAGTATCAATACCTATTGCACCTGCAAGTGCTACTAATTCCGCATTTTCAGCTCCAGGATTAAAAATAATCCGCTTTGGCTTTGTTTCCAAAATATAATCAAAATAGCTTTTTTGATTTGCTGCGCCAACATACATAGTAATGGTATCAATATCCGTGTGAATAAGCCCCATAGGTTCTATTTCGACACCAGCAACTTCACCCTTCTTAAGCCCAACGTTCACAATATCATGTCCATATTGCTTCAATTTATGGGCTGCTTTATACGAATACCTTTCTGGATTAGTACTCGCTCCTATTATTAGCGTTTTTTTCATAACTACTTATTTTATTAAACATCATCAGCCACATTACCAGCATCATTATATATTCCCTTTCTTAAGATAGGCATCCCTAAAATTTTATACAATTCATCCAATTTAACTAAGCTACCATTAGTCATATTCGATAAAAGTACAATCGTAACGTTATTTTTTAGATCCCTAACATACAAATTGCGAAATCCGTGCCACCATCCAGTATGATAGATTATTAGATCATTATTTCTGTGAAAAGTGCGCCAACCTAATCCGTATCCAAATATTCCATTTTTAGATTTCGCACGATCCACATAAGCAGAATCTAACGTTTCTTTCTTTAATAACCTACCTTCATTTAACGCTAAATCTAATTTATACAGATCCCGAACTGTACTATAAATTCCCTTATCGCCCAGAGGGCCATCTTGAAAATTCTGAACAACAGATCTTCTCCAAACCTTATCGTGACCGATAACATCTGTCGGAATTTTTTCATAAATAGCTTTTGACAATGCAGCTGTATTAGTCATTCCTGCTGGATTAAAGACATTTTCTTTCATCCATTCCGCATAACTTTGATTAGTTACCTTTTCAATAATAGCGCCTAAAACCATGAAATTCGAATTGTTATAAAAGAATTTACCGTCAGGTTTACCATAGCGATTCGGTTTAAACTCAATCAGCATATTCATGACATCTTGATTGGTCATACCCTTCTTTTTTTCCTTCCAATGCTCTTCCGAAAAATAAACATAATTTGGCAATCCAGAACGATGAGACAATAATTGCTTTATTGTAATATCTGGATAGGGAAAATTAGGATAAAAATCATTAATAGTTTGATCCAATTTCAATTTGCCCTCTTCAACCAATTTCAAAATACCAATACCTGTAAGTGGTTTGGAAACAGACGCTAATTCAAATTTCGAATCAATCTTCAAACTATCTTTTAAAAGATAATTTGCCCAACCAAATGAATTCTGATATAAAATCTTTCCATTTTTTGCAATCAGTACATTACCATTAAATCCTACTCTTTTATGCAAATTTTGCATAAAAGCTTCAATTTTAGGATCTGCTTCAGATGGATTGTATATGAGTTTTAAACTGTCAGTCTTAGCCTGTTCAACTAATGCTTTTTTTTGCTTTTCTTCTTTCGAACTACACGATACGGTTGCTATGATAAGAACAGCAACTATGCTTTTTAGTATATATAATTTCACTATTTAACGGATTCTATTTCTTTTCTAATGTATTAATGCTAAAATGCTGATTTTAGTACTAAAAAAAGAAAAAAACAATAAAAAAAGGTCACTTTATATAAAGTGACCTTTTGAATATACTTATTCGAAGTAAGATTACGCTAATAATCTCACTGGATTTTCTAATAATGCTTTTAATGTTTGCAAGAATTGAGCACCAGTAGCACCGTCCACTACACGGTGGTCACAACCTAAAGTCAACTTCATCACATTACCAGGAACAACAGTACCATTCTTAACAACAGGAACTTGTTGAATTGCACCAACAGATAGAATTGCACCATCCGGAGAGTTGATAATTGATGTGAATTCATCAATACCAAACATACCTAAATTAGAAACTGTAAATGTTGAACCTTCCCAGTCAGCTGGAGTTAATTTTTTAGTTTTCGCTTTTTGAGCGAAATCTTTAACTTCTGCAGAAATGTGAGATAATGATTTTCCGTCAGCAAAACGTACAACAGGAACTAATAAGCCATCTTCAACAGCCATTGCAACACCAATATTTGTATGCTCATTAAAACGAATCTTATCACCTTTCCATGAAGAGTTTACGGCAGGATGCTTTTTCAATGCAACTGCAACTGCTTTTACAACGATATCATTGAAAGAAACTTTTACTGGAGCCACTTCATTGATTTGCGTACGAGCAAGCATTGCATTTTCCATGTCGATACTTACCGTTAGGTAAAAATGTGGAGCAGTAAACAAACTTTCACCTAATCGACGTGCAATTGTTTTACGCATTTGAGAAACAGCAACTTCTGTATATCTCTCTTCACCTACAAAAGTAGGTAAAGTGATCGCTTTTGTTTCAGTAGCAACTGGCGCAACAGTTGTTGAAGCAGGAGCAACTTTAGTAGCTGGAACGTAAGATTCAACATCTTTTTTTACAATACGGCCACCATCAGCAGATCCTTTAATCTCATTCAGGTTGATTCCTTTATCTTTAGCAATTTTACGTGCTAATGGAGATGCTTTCACTCGAGAATCATCGGCTACATCAGTAGCTTTATTTTCCGTAGTTACATTAGCCTCTACCTTTGATTCATTTTTTACTTCGGCAGGAGCAGCTTGAGATGTAGGAGCAGCTTTTTGATTTAACAATGGTGTTACATCTGTTCCTGCAGGACCTACAATAGCAATAATATCATTTACTTTAGCAGCTTCACCTGCCTCAAGACCTACATATAACAATGTTCCATCAGCATAAGCTGTAACCTCCATCGTCGCTTTATCCGTCTCTACATCCGCAATAGAATCATCAGATTTGATTGTATCACCAACTTTAAAATTCCATTGCGCAATTACACCTTCTGTCATCGTATCACTTAACAAAGGCATAGTGATAACTGTAACACCTAAAGACTCCGGTGTTACATTAGACTGAGGAGCTGCTTCAGTCCCAGATGAATTAGAACCTTCTACTTCCTTTTTCTCCGTCACTTCTTCAGCCTGAGGAGCGTCATTTAATAATGCTTGAAAATCTTCTCCAGGTTCTCCAAGAATGGCAATAACAGCATCAATAGCAACTGCTTCACCTTCTTTAGGACCAATATATAAAAGTGTTCCTTCTTGGTATGATTCAAAATCCATCGTCGCTTTATCAGTTTCGATTTCAGCAACTAAATCACCAGAATTAACTTTATCACCAACTTGTTTGTGCCATTTTGCGATAACCCCTTCGGTCATGGTATCGCTCATTTTCGGCATTCTAACTACTTCAGCCATTGTATTTTATTTATCTAGTTAAAGTAACTTATATTAATCTAATATAAATGGATAATCCTCTTGAACGTACACATCTTTGTACAATTCATCAGCTGTAGGGAAAGGAGATTCTTCAGCAAATTTCACAGATTCATCTACAATACTTTTCACTTCAGCATCCACTTCAGCAAACCAAGCTTCATCAGCATAATTGTTTTCAACAATAGCATGCTTTGTCGCCAATAATGGATCACGTCCTTTATATTCTTCTAATTCTTCTTTCGTACGATATTTCGCAGGATCGGACATCGAGTGACCTTTGTAACGGTAGGTACGTATTTCCAAGAAAGTAGGTCCTTCCCCAGCACGAGCACGTTGAACAGCTTCATCCATCGCATTGTGTACAGCTACGACATCCATACCATCTACTGGTGCACAAGGCATATCAAAACCTAGGCCCATTTTATAAATATCTTGCATATTGGTTGTACGTTGTACGGAAGTA
This region includes:
- a CDS encoding heparinase II/III family protein translates to MLQINALGQHTLERHLSGAVLTNTVNRIDDWRLEKKNEWKKAIQALSILEKSHIMKVAEDANLFTWPSLLATKYLEYKTDGNRTRYEDDINTRRSIVSHLVIGELVEGKGRFIPQIINGLWLMMEESTWVSPAHIVVQKSGIGLPDPLDDYIDLGAGRVAADLAMVYLLLGDELNQISPMITKKLKDVLQSRILNPYLVRDDFWWMALQSNNMVNNWNIWINTNVLKVALLVEEDASRLKMIIQKLAHSADKFIDSYAEDGACEEGPSYWLHAGGELGQMLLWLEDVSDGEVTFKEEHKLFNIGNYILNSHIYRNRYINFADAEAIQVPYPAKIWAYGTLYNDDNLKAYASYLTTLKSPSMSLGTVQDFLMHASIYNELSNHRKDFIAPQFHFYESLGQATMRSLNKKGNLFLATIGSNNGVSHNHNDVGSYMLYLDSTPVLIDVGVGTYTKETFSRNRYTLWNMQSQWHNLPIINGIQQKDGRSYHAEDVEYITNNETAQYRVNVAKAYPKEAAVQSWMRTIKMHAGNNEIRVEEQYQLEEFKKPQSISFISKIKPQLVKDGFFLQLDNGKKVFINFERETVTFSLENKEIEDPRLIKVWGGMLYKMNVLIKSMELRNQVIYKIIAN
- a CDS encoding glycosyl hydrolase family 95 catalytic domain-containing protein is translated as MRNLYIFFISILCVICRAQGQDKPIFHIPQLGKSIYEGVFTGNGLLGTMTYLKSSQAVRIDIGRTDIYDHREKNREKLFDKARLSLGHFSINLNVDIDSIGGDIFIQQAYSQTNIKTSDGMLHIKTTTLSDDNIILIEVIKKDYHGNYSFDWCPDSAISPRMKFDYTQKPTYYTRNPEGKSGTSKGFSFYKQELLAGGGYATVYKKMLGMDNDVYVVSVGYNQVNKSYLKETIDYVDHFDSKDITIALEKHQNWWRNYYSASSLSLPDKIYQRFYDMQLYKLASATRTNKPAIDLQGPWTSVTPWPAYWMNLNMQLTYSPVFTSNHLDIANSLIQMIDQNVSNLRENVPVAYRYNSIAIGRSSASDLWSPVLLEKGVSISDASDGEKELGNLLWLLHSYYSYYRYGMQEEVYDRLFPLLKEAVNYYLHLLEKNESGKYHIAVKTYSPEYKYGYAYDTNYDLAILRWGLRSLIELDDEKNRKDPLYDRWLDVLENLIDFPQGVNGYLIAKDVPYGESHRHYSHLMMIYPFYEINWDQKENRVLIERSIKYWQSKNQFLQGYSFTGAASMYAMMGRGDDALASLDNLLKSYIKKNTLYAESGPVIETPLAAMTSIQELCLQYWNGKLRIFPAVPTSWKDISFKRFLTDGAFLVSAKRKNGITQTVEIESQHTGTIRVESGISAPMIVIKGKGKYEIDLDGIIVFTLNKGSRALVYEKK
- a CDS encoding CoA-binding protein, translated to MKKTLIIGASTNPERYSYKAAHKLKQYGHDIVNVGLKKGEVAGVEIEPMGLIHTDIDTITMYVGAANQKSYFDYILETKPKRIIFNPGAENAELVALAGAIGIDTENACTLVLLSTGQY
- a CDS encoding serine hydrolase domain-containing protein; protein product: MKLYILKSIVAVLIIATVSCSSKEEKQKKALVEQAKTDSLKLIYNPSEADPKIEAFMQNLHKRVGFNGNVLIAKNGKILYQNSFGWANYLLKDSLKIDSKFELASVSKPLTGIGILKLVEEGKLKLDQTINDFYPNFPYPDITIKQLLSHRSGLPNYVYFSEEHWKEKKKGMTNQDVMNMLIEFKPNRYGKPDGKFFYNNSNFMVLGAIIEKVTNQSYAEWMKENVFNPAGMTNTAALSKAIYEKIPTDVIGHDKVWRRSVVQNFQDGPLGDKGIYSTVRDLYKLDLALNEGRLLKKETLDSAYVDRAKSKNGIFGYGLGWRTFHRNNDLIIYHTGWWHGFRNLYVRDLKNNVTIVLLSNMTNGSLVKLDELYKILGMPILRKGIYNDAGNVADDV
- a CDS encoding pyruvate dehydrogenase complex dihydrolipoamide acetyltransferase, giving the protein MAEVVRMPKMSDTMTEGVIAKWHKQVGDKVNSGDLVAEIETDKATMDFESYQEGTLLYIGPKEGEAVAIDAVIAILGEPGEDFQALLNDAPQAEEVTEKKEVEGSNSSGTEAAPQSNVTPESLGVTVITMPLLSDTMTEGVIAQWNFKVGDTIKSDDSIADVETDKATMEVTAYADGTLLYVGLEAGEAAKVNDIIAIVGPAGTDVTPLLNQKAAPTSQAAPAEVKNESKVEANVTTENKATDVADDSRVKASPLARKIAKDKGINLNEIKGSADGGRIVKKDVESYVPATKVAPASTTVAPVATETKAITLPTFVGEERYTEVAVSQMRKTIARRLGESLFTAPHFYLTVSIDMENAMLARTQINEVAPVKVSFNDIVVKAVAVALKKHPAVNSSWKGDKIRFNEHTNIGVAMAVEDGLLVPVVRFADGKSLSHISAEVKDFAQKAKTKKLTPADWEGSTFTVSNLGMFGIDEFTSIINSPDGAILSVGAIQQVPVVKNGTVVPGNVMKLTLGCDHRVVDGATGAQFLQTLKALLENPVRLLA